From Paenibacillus sp. V4I7, one genomic window encodes:
- a CDS encoding SGNH/GDSL hydrolase family protein has product MHIRMNWGKLGLAFFLIFSLPLPDSSFGKTDESIQTFYQSSKSGKLINFVGDSTTEAAQGLFEQLAEIYGAPGGVLEGARIRNRGSSGNTLHHFVNQIATHGNTLDNVIQDQADLYVVSYGINDIRESSPMQIKADLKLVVDRLLKETHGGVLLRIPNPFLSVNRWSYIHLDIENAQLYSDQLWDVYYSFRDYDPRVDILDIPSLVFGRQVRPEHPFMQDTIHPNEAGYRAIADAVAQKISGQLVKPNSEALKLN; this is encoded by the coding sequence ATGCATATCAGAATGAACTGGGGGAAGCTCGGTTTAGCGTTCTTCTTGATCTTCTCGCTGCCGCTTCCTGATTCGTCCTTCGGGAAGACGGACGAATCGATTCAAACGTTCTATCAGAGCTCCAAATCAGGTAAACTCATCAACTTTGTCGGAGATAGTACGACAGAAGCGGCGCAGGGACTATTTGAACAGCTGGCAGAGATCTATGGGGCTCCCGGAGGCGTTCTGGAAGGGGCACGAATTCGCAACCGCGGCTCCAGCGGCAATACGCTGCATCATTTTGTTAACCAAATCGCTACCCACGGCAATACGCTCGACAATGTGATTCAAGACCAGGCAGACTTGTATGTCGTTTCTTATGGGATCAACGACATTCGGGAAAGCAGCCCTATGCAGATTAAAGCCGATCTGAAGCTTGTCGTGGACAGGCTCTTGAAGGAAACTCACGGTGGGGTGCTGCTGCGCATACCGAATCCATTCTTGTCAGTGAATCGCTGGAGCTATATTCATCTAGATATTGAGAACGCGCAGCTTTACTCCGATCAACTTTGGGATGTGTATTATAGCTTCCGGGACTATGATCCACGCGTCGATATTCTCGATATCCCCAGCCTCGTATTTGGACGTCAGGTTCGGCCGGAGCATCCTTTCATGCAGGATACAATCCATCCGAATGAAGCAGGCTACCGGGCGATCGCCGATGCAGTCGCTCAGAAAATATCCGGCCAGCTGGTCAAGCCGAATTCAGAGGCTTTAAAACTAAATTGA
- a CDS encoding response regulator, producing the protein MLKVMLVDDEVYVRKGLLGLIDWGNIGYRVSHEADNGQDALRLIACEQPDVVITDIRMPILDGLKLIEEVKIQNISPCKFIILSGYNDFSYAQSAIRFGVSDYILKPIDEDELEVILRKLAGQIRQERSQQMSYGRQTLQDLFEQVARGEHAEYELEELSRKVRAPKGTLFRYGIVELNAGCSVDKESSIDEESVVKEALHSLLGEAPEWVVKLRNHQFAMMITSTMLQLFGGSLERFAEALKNLLVRRLQIEINLYIGKGVKEMSLLGTSVQSVTDSLQYKYVKSLKGLLIHESIQNVTLSYVEPDAIVFHTIKEAVEEQEIQQLTASIQRLFTEMEVKLLAKDAIRTIINRYVHAILGTLQHLQGRTDLLLTLKPMLNWDNYALSYNELQSLFTAFMTESSHMIEQLRGEQIKGNIHKIKSYIEHHYQDSINLKSIAAEFYMNPVYVGQLFKKKYGMYFNEFLLSIRIAEAKKLLRQTDLRIYEIAGKVGFNNADYFVAQFEKLEGMPPSEYRKQHLIKRGGCANENTILSTP; encoded by the coding sequence ATGTTGAAAGTCATGTTGGTTGATGATGAGGTTTACGTAAGGAAAGGTTTACTTGGTTTAATTGATTGGGGAAATATAGGTTATCGCGTCTCACATGAAGCTGATAATGGGCAGGATGCCTTACGCCTCATTGCATGTGAGCAGCCGGATGTTGTAATAACCGATATTCGTATGCCGATCCTAGATGGCTTGAAGCTCATTGAAGAAGTGAAAATTCAGAATATAAGCCCCTGCAAGTTTATTATATTAAGCGGTTACAATGATTTCTCTTATGCACAATCCGCTATTCGATTTGGTGTGAGCGATTACATTTTAAAACCGATTGATGAAGATGAGTTAGAAGTGATTTTGCGAAAATTGGCAGGGCAAATCAGACAAGAACGAAGCCAACAAATGTCTTATGGGCGACAAACGCTTCAAGACCTTTTCGAACAGGTTGCAAGAGGTGAACATGCAGAGTATGAACTCGAGGAGTTGTCACGCAAAGTTCGAGCCCCTAAGGGAACACTGTTTCGATATGGGATCGTAGAGCTGAATGCGGGTTGTTCCGTGGATAAAGAATCGTCCATAGATGAGGAGAGCGTTGTCAAAGAGGCACTTCACAGTCTTCTCGGCGAGGCCCCTGAGTGGGTTGTGAAATTAAGGAACCATCAATTCGCAATGATGATTACGAGTACCATGCTGCAATTGTTTGGCGGGAGTCTGGAGCGGTTTGCGGAAGCATTGAAGAACTTGTTAGTTCGTCGTTTGCAAATCGAGATCAACCTCTACATTGGTAAGGGTGTAAAGGAAATGAGTTTACTTGGAACTTCCGTCCAGAGCGTTACGGATTCTTTACAGTATAAATATGTGAAAAGCTTAAAAGGGCTATTGATTCACGAGAGTATTCAGAACGTCACCCTGAGCTACGTGGAGCCTGATGCTATTGTATTCCATACCATTAAGGAAGCCGTAGAGGAGCAAGAAATTCAGCAGTTAACCGCTTCGATTCAACGATTGTTTACGGAAATGGAAGTCAAATTACTGGCCAAGGATGCAATTCGCACCATCATTAACCGATATGTTCATGCCATTCTGGGAACATTGCAGCATTTGCAGGGACGGACCGATCTTCTCCTCACGCTAAAGCCGATGCTTAACTGGGATAATTATGCACTTTCGTATAACGAGCTTCAATCGTTGTTTACGGCCTTTATGACGGAAAGCTCACATATGATTGAGCAGCTTCGAGGGGAGCAGATAAAGGGTAACATTCATAAAATTAAAAGCTATATCGAGCATCATTATCAGGATAGCATTAATCTGAAAAGTATTGCAGCTGAGTTCTATATGAATCCTGTTTATGTCGGACAGTTATTTAAGAAAAAATATGGCATGTATTTTAATGAGTTTCTGTTATCGATTCGCATCGCAGAAGCTAAAAAGCTGCTTCGTCAAACCGACCTGCGTATTTACGAAATTGCCGGCAAAGTAGGCTTCAATAATGCGGATTATTTCGTAGCACAATTCGAGAAGCTGGAAGGGATGCCCCCTTCTGAATACCGTAAACAACATTTGATCAAACGAGGCGGTTGTGCGAATGAGAATACGATTCTTTCAACTCCATAA
- a CDS encoding DUF2252 domain-containing protein has translation MSLNLTERVKHTQKKLRLLTISSVLTEFDCHIMGLDESKRKLKYEKMAVSPFQFYRGSSYLFYFDTGREWFPYHSSPQRPTWIQGDLHFENFGAFRSETGRIVFDVNDFDEGYTGSYLNDLLRLCVSIALVSRMKEFGLDVQKDLLDEYLSAYVKQIRKFAKRKEDPHDVVYDERVTNGPIRKLLKKMEKRVESHLLEGLTVLQEGGRQFIWTEEIQQPTAQERDMLISGWNDYLSTLNSKTKKPDSYYQIKDIAVKYGSGTASIGLTRFYVLIEGAAGPQALDDIIIEVKEVRAPVPSYFMPYNELFWSEYAHQGKRVIMTQQAMHHEADPFLGFMTMEGRHFYARERSPFKKKLKLEKIESFDDWQSVISCMGEITAKMHARADVDVQHGILSHHSEDEIVQAIGADTDAFREYLANWAISYAHQVEDDYVLFIEWLEQRAT, from the coding sequence ATGTCATTGAATTTGACTGAACGCGTAAAACATACGCAAAAAAAATTGAGGTTACTGACCATTTCGAGTGTACTTACAGAGTTTGACTGCCATATAATGGGGTTGGATGAGAGTAAAAGAAAGCTGAAATATGAAAAGATGGCAGTTAGTCCTTTTCAATTTTATCGCGGTAGTAGCTATTTATTTTATTTTGACACGGGCCGAGAATGGTTCCCTTATCATAGTTCACCACAGCGACCGACGTGGATCCAAGGAGATTTGCACTTCGAGAATTTCGGAGCTTTTCGCAGCGAAACAGGGCGTATTGTCTTTGATGTTAACGATTTCGACGAAGGCTATACGGGGTCGTATTTGAATGACCTGTTGAGGTTGTGTGTGAGCATTGCTTTAGTAAGCCGAATGAAGGAGTTTGGGCTCGATGTTCAAAAGGATCTTCTCGATGAATACTTATCGGCTTATGTGAAGCAAATTCGAAAATTTGCGAAGCGCAAAGAAGATCCGCATGACGTCGTCTACGATGAGAGAGTGACCAATGGTCCAATTCGCAAGCTTCTGAAAAAGATGGAGAAGCGAGTAGAAAGTCATCTTCTCGAAGGGCTAACTGTGTTACAAGAGGGAGGTCGCCAATTCATCTGGACGGAGGAAATTCAGCAGCCTACTGCTCAGGAGCGGGACATGCTCATATCGGGTTGGAACGATTATTTGAGTACCTTGAATTCAAAAACGAAGAAGCCGGATAGCTATTACCAAATCAAAGATATCGCAGTGAAGTACGGTTCAGGTACTGCCTCTATTGGTCTTACCCGTTTCTATGTACTGATTGAAGGAGCAGCAGGTCCGCAAGCACTCGACGATATCATCATTGAGGTGAAGGAAGTGCGGGCTCCAGTGCCGTCTTACTTTATGCCATATAATGAGCTCTTCTGGTCAGAGTACGCCCATCAAGGCAAGCGTGTGATTATGACGCAGCAGGCGATGCATCACGAAGCTGATCCGTTTCTTGGTTTTATGACGATGGAAGGCCGGCACTTCTACGCTCGCGAGCGTTCCCCATTCAAAAAGAAGCTAAAGCTCGAAAAGATTGAATCCTTTGATGATTGGCAGAGCGTCATCAGTTGCATGGGAGAGATTACAGCCAAAATGCACGCTCGCGCTGATGTCGATGTGCAGCATGGCATCTTGTCTCACCACAGCGAGGACGAGATCGTACAAGCGATTGGTGCAGATACAGATGCATTTCGTGAGTACTTAGCCAATTGGGCTATTTCTTATGCTCATCAAGTAGAAGATGATTATGTGCTGTTTATCGAATGGTTGGAGCAAAGGGCTACTTGA
- a CDS encoding YjcZ family sporulation protein — MSGVGYGQNVAFILVLFILLVIITAAFAI, encoded by the coding sequence ATGAGCGGAGTAGGTTATGGCCAGAACGTAGCATTTATCTTGGTTCTTTTTATTCTTTTGGTAATCATCACAGCAGCTTTTGCAATTTAA
- a CDS encoding endo-1,4-beta-xylanase produces MGSLCEKHQGLFDIGAAVTPQTIHSQLDLLRRHYNSVTAENQMKFAEIHPERERYSFDEADKIVKYALSEGKKVRGHTLVWHNQTPDWVFEGEDGESATREQLLTEMERHIHNVVTRYKGAVYAWDVVNEAIEDSTDIYLRKSKWLELIGEDYIAKAFEYAHRADPNALLFYNDYNETNPVKREKIYTLVKTLKEQGTPIHGIGMQGHWNIHGPSLDEIRDTIERYASLGVKLHITELDLSVFEHNDRRTDLTEPTAEMLLMQAERYEQIFNLFRAYRESITSVTFWGAADDHTWLDHFPVKNRKNWPFLFDCKQQPKKAYYRVIK; encoded by the coding sequence GTGGGTTCATTATGCGAAAAGCATCAAGGTCTTTTTGATATCGGCGCTGCTGTCACACCTCAGACGATTCACTCTCAGCTTGACTTACTCAGAAGACATTATAATAGTGTAACCGCTGAGAATCAGATGAAATTCGCAGAAATTCATCCGGAGCGAGAGCGATATTCGTTTGATGAGGCGGATAAGATCGTGAAATACGCCCTAAGCGAAGGCAAGAAGGTGCGCGGTCATACGCTCGTTTGGCACAACCAAACGCCAGATTGGGTATTTGAAGGAGAAGACGGGGAATCGGCAACCCGTGAGCAGCTCCTGACAGAAATGGAGCGACACATACATAACGTTGTAACACGCTACAAAGGCGCCGTATATGCCTGGGATGTCGTCAATGAAGCGATTGAAGATTCTACGGACATCTACCTGCGCAAATCGAAATGGCTGGAGCTTATAGGAGAAGACTACATCGCAAAAGCATTCGAATATGCGCACCGTGCAGATCCTAATGCATTATTGTTCTATAATGACTACAATGAGACAAATCCAGTAAAACGCGAGAAAATTTATACGCTCGTCAAAACGTTGAAGGAACAGGGCACTCCTATACACGGAATAGGTATGCAGGGACATTGGAATATTCATGGTCCATCACTTGACGAAATTCGTGATACGATTGAACGTTACGCATCACTTGGTGTAAAGCTTCATATTACAGAGCTAGATTTATCTGTTTTCGAGCATAATGACAGACGTACGGATTTAACCGAGCCTACGGCAGAAATGCTCCTGATGCAAGCGGAGCGCTATGAGCAGATTTTCAATCTGTTCCGAGCCTACCGAGAATCTATTACTTCTGTTACTTTCTGGGGAGCGGCCGACGATCATACTTGGTTAGACCATTTTCCTGTGAAGAATAGGAAAAATTGGCCCTTTCTTTTTGATTGCAAGCAACAGCCAAAGAAAGCTTATTATCGTGTTATAAAATGA
- a CDS encoding DUF4309 domain-containing protein, producing the protein MLSKATGVCLLMSMLMFTACTNVEGPLQSQVAVTNSPAKIGTEEGKSNLLAVTENKGNSCQLILDKELLKTAEKGQLKGIKANLSSSKNELEKSYGKPDVIGFENAEYLKYDNCYFYIWGENKIGVIDIKINFSVEKVKEVLGKPDFEGSPDAGFDEYGLGYKTEEYYLYFKYHDKESTVGVFRFKKL; encoded by the coding sequence ATGTTAAGCAAAGCGACTGGCGTATGCCTTTTAATGTCTATGCTGATGTTCACAGCCTGTACGAATGTCGAAGGTCCATTACAGTCGCAGGTAGCAGTAACAAATTCGCCCGCTAAAATAGGAACAGAAGAGGGGAAATCAAATTTGTTAGCTGTTACTGAAAACAAAGGGAATTCGTGTCAATTAATACTTGACAAAGAACTACTGAAGACAGCCGAAAAAGGACAACTTAAAGGTATTAAAGCAAATTTATCTTCTTCTAAGAATGAACTAGAAAAATCGTATGGAAAACCTGATGTAATAGGGTTTGAAAATGCGGAATATTTAAAATATGATAACTGCTATTTCTATATATGGGGTGAAAATAAGATCGGTGTAATAGATATAAAAATCAATTTTTCAGTAGAAAAGGTTAAAGAGGTTTTGGGAAAACCTGATTTCGAAGGTAGTCCTGATGCTGGATTTGACGAATATGGACTTGGATATAAAACAGAAGAATATTATTTATATTTTAAATATCACGACAAGGAATCAACCGTAGGGGTATTTCGATTTAAAAAGCTTTAA